In the bacterium SCSIO 12741 genome, ATTCCATTCGGATCGGTGGAATTCTTAAGTTCCTTGTTCGGGTAATAACTAAATGTGGTAGAGAGTGAATCGCTACGTCCATACCCTTGAGTCACCCTGTAGGGCAGTCCCGGAGCTGGATTGTAGAACCCACTGTAATCATTCCGGTGGCAATTGGGGTCCATGTAGTACAGATCCTTCTTGGCTCCATAGTATAACCGTGTTTTTAAGCCTCGTTCATTTTCATATAGTTTGACCTGTCCATATTCTCCCCGGTCATGCACATAAAACGTGCGTAAGGTGTCGTAAGGAAATACCACATCGTGATCTTCAAACTCAAGCAAGTATTTCTTGGCGGTGGAAGCTCCGTAGTTTCCAGCAGTATAATTGTTCCAGTCATCCAGCGAAAGCGTATCCACCTGGGAGTGAATCGAACGAAGCATCAAGAAACGACCGGAATAGTATTCGCTAACCAACACTTGTTCTGCTCCACCGCCTTCTTCTTCCGTCTCTATAGAGTCTCCCAAGCACTGAGTGGTTAATCCGACAGGATTGGACCAACCCACATTCCATCCCCACCAACTACGAGCGCTATCTGCCCCTTCACACGGACAGGCATAGAAGGTATAATCCGGCTGGGTTTTCACATACATTACAATGTTCCAAAAACCAATATTTCCGGTGGCATACCAGAAGGGAACCTTTACTTGCTGGCATCCCAAAGAAGCAACACTATCTTCAAATGTCACCACTGGACCGCAAGGATCTCCATTGATGGTAATCACAGTGTCTTCCGGTTCATACATCGGATTCCAAAGGGTATCGTACAGGTAATAGTTGGATCGGGTTAATACATCCTGGTTGATCGCATAGCGACTACTTTGGCGCTGTTCAAAAACAATATCGCGCAGGCCATGCCTGTGGGACTTATTGATCGCTCCATTGGTTCCTGCCGTGGCATGACATCGCGTGTTGGAATAAATCGGGCTGGTATTATCCACCGTTCCGCAGGTGGTATTGTCATACCGGTTTTTTAGATCATAGTAGTAGAAGTACTCTTTTTGGTCAAAAGCTCCAGGCAGTTGAGGCGAATAAGTCTTTTGCCGGTAGAGCTGCCAGGTTGGTTCGAATAGTAATTGGTTTGAGGCAACTCCTGATTTAGGCAATAAATGAGCATAACCTTCTGTGGTGGTTTCTCCTTTGTAATTAGCCTCATAGTAATCGTATTGGGTAATGGTTTCAATGCTCAGGGCCTGGGTCAAATAGGGATTGTTGCAGTAATAGGTCAGGTTGGGTGCATTCCCTGTCACTTTCAATTTGTTGTTCAAGTAGCCCAGCAACACGTTGTAGGTGGGCAAAGTCGAGTTTATTTTAGGGAGTAACAAACTATCGTAGGGTCGATCAATAGAGGCCAGTACGTTAAACAGATCATCTTCATCATAGGTCGGTGTATGATCCAGCAAAGCATGAAGGACATTGTCTGATGGAAAATGGTGTTGCTTGAGTAACACCTGGGCGATTACTGTTGAAGAAAAATTTCGGCTGCTTCCCATCAATCCGGTTAAAAAGGAATCGGAAAAGTTTCCTCGTTTGTGTAACAGGGCTTCCACCAATCCATTGCTGTAGGTGGTAGACAACAAGTGGTTAAAATTGGCCTCTGAAATTACCGGTTGAGTGAGTAAAACCGGTTTAATCATTTCCTCGCCTACCAGACTAATTCGTTGCAAAAGGGTAGCTAACCCCACTTCACTTAGCCCGGAAGGTTGAGCATTTAAAAGGGCGGTCAAATGATGATCTTGAAAGGTTGGTTCATCAATAATAGTTTGAACCACCTGATCGGAAAAGGCAGGTTGAATGCTCAAAACGGAAAACCAGGTTTCCGAAGAGTAGTTTGAAGCGTATTTTAAAATAGCCAGCAGTACTGTATCCCTCAGAGGCGATAAATCGGATGCTTCAGTTATAAAATCTTCTTCATTCAGGTTGTTTTCTTCTACTTGCTCAATTAGATCCAACTCCTTCTGAAGATCAACAACTTCGGATGTATTCACATAGAGAGCTGCTTGCCAAAGCGTATCGTAACCCATGGAATCCAGGTAGTTCGTATATATCGGCTTGCCCGTTTGGCTATTCACAATATCTGCCCTGATTTGTGGATCAATGTTCGGAAACCTGCTATCCAGAGTAGAGATAACCGCATTCTCAGTTTGGTAAGGACAAGCTGTGAAAAGATCTTTCAATAGGTTATCGGATAGCACCGCATTTCCCGCCAGGTAATTCATGGTGGTATTATTCGGATATACGGCACTGCTTTGCGCTGCACTTTTTAAAAGCTCTCCTCCATCTGTCCATACCGCCACCGAATCACTGATTCGCTCAATCACATTACCGCTGATGTGCTCCCGGCTTAAAAGAACCGTCTTTAGCAAGCCGCGGTCAATCTGTGTACGGTCCATTAAAGCATAAAATACCGAATCCCCAATGGAGTCCTGGGCGATCATGGTTTCCTTAAGGGCAAAATGATCGTCCAGAGAAGGATAATCCATCAGAGTTTCTAACAGCTCCTGACTGTAATCTCTGTTTTGGGAGAGCAAAATGGTTTTCAAAGCGTCCTCACTAATCAACGGGATGCGATCAATGAGTTTGTCTAAAACATCTTCCTGAATGTGATCTTGATGGGAAAACACGGTGGAATAATTCTCATTACTCAAGCCGTAGGCGGGATCGGTCAGGTAATACTGCAAGGAATCACTCAAAGGCGAATTTTCAATCAAAATGCTCTCCTTCTCACTTCCTGTACCAACTCCCAATACCTGAGTCAATACATCGTGATCATAGGGATTAGAAGTAAACCCACCACCGGAAGTCAAGTAATAACTATCATCAATCACGCAACCATTTGGGTCGTATTCAGTGGTTTTGGTCTGGGTTTTCTTAATAAACCAACTGTCCCAATACAGCCGGTCATTGGGATCGGCATAAATAGCTTCATAAAACACCGGAGGAGTGGTTCGAGGCGTAGTACCAGAAAATTGAATATCAGCGCTACTCACTTGTTCGTCCCCAGCACCTCCGTCGAAGAAGGGATCGGTGGAAGAAAGTACGCGGTCGGTATAATCGAAGCGCCATTTGTTGCGGTTAAATACATTACTGTGCTTGAAAAAGCCGTTTTCAAAGGCGTGGGTAGTATCGAAGCTAATCTCCGTTTTTTCGAAAAGCACACCGTTGTCATCTTTCTTTTCAATGGTTTTTAGCTTTCCAAATACCAATCCTCCCAGTTCAGTAGTATAGTGGGTGTAAACAGTTGTATTTTCTTTTCCATTAATGGCTGGATGCGTCACCGTAGCAGTAGTAAAACCAATATCTGATTTCCTACTGTGGGTCTTAAAATGACTGGTATTTAACTCCTGGAGTTCGTGTTTTAAGGTAGGATTAGAGAATTGATAAGACGTCGTTTGCCAGCCGTTTTCATCCTGTAATTCAACCGCACTCACCTGATGATTCAGTTGGACTACATCCGTGTTTCTTTTTTGGTACTTCCACGCATAGTTTTCCCTACGCCCGGAATAATTGACCTCGGTAGTTTGACCTTTAAAATTGGGGTTATTCTGATAGGTGATTTTAGTTTTTCCTCCGAGCGGGTTCACCACTTCAGTTAAGGGATAAAAGGTAAACAAGTACAACTCACAATCTCCTACCCCAGTGCAAAAGGTGTCCCCGTAATTCACCGCTGTTCCATAATCAAATTGAGTCAAGGGCGCCGCGTCGTAATCGGCTTGCGTGAGGGTTGACTGTTGGGCATTGTTTGTAGGATAAGTTGGATTCTCCCTCACCGATTCCAACAAAAAAGCTGTTCGGTAGAATTCACTTTGCGCTGGATTGGCTCCGCGATAAGATGGAAATTGATAATTCTCGGTTGTATAGGTCAATTCATAATCTGCCACTTGACTGATACCGGGTCCAGTAAGGCCTGTGGCTGCCTGAGCAGAAACCGCTCCATTGATTACGTATTTTTTTACATGAGAAAGCATGTAGGGATTTTTGCTGTATCGTATCAACTCTACTGCTCTCAGCTTGGCTTCATCATTGGCAAGAGTTGGTGTATTATCCCATGTATAGGTGCCCGATGACTGGTCATTCCACCAAAAATTATAAATATCATCCGGTGAAGACTGATAATAGTATTCATACAAGTGTTTTACCTGAAACCAGGGCAATCCCACTCCGAAAGTGGAGGGCATATTCTTAAATTCACAAGGCATTTGGTTGTTGTAGTCATAAGCCCCTAGGGCATCGGCTGAAGAATAGGTAGGGCCAGCTCCGCTCTTCACATCATTGAAGGCTGCATTGTAATTCAAGTCACCATTGGCAGGACCAATCTGAATGTAAATCCCCGGGTTATCCTGATTAAACAGGGGCATGGAAAACAAATTGGAAGTGACCAATAACCCATTAGGATTTGCGGGATCTGTATTGCCCGGGCATTCCACTTAACCGATCGCGAAAAAGTCGAAAATATCGGTTGGTTGTGTTTTTCCTCTTCGTAGGTCTTTAACTGGTAATCCAAAGGCGGAAAAGAACCGCTTAAGGCTACATCGGAATTGGTATTTCCACCAGAGTTTACCGATATATCCAGGTTCAAAAATCCCGAGGGGTTCGTACCGCCCTGTTTGTTGCTAACCACCGTTCTTAACTCGTATAAGTCTCCAGGAATTCGGGTGTCCTTGTTTCCATTTCCAGCCGCCACATATCCACTCAAATAGCCATGATCAAAAACCAAATTATTGCTTCCAGAAACGTTCTCTTTTACATAAATATCTCCATGGCTGTTATGATTGATGTAATAAGGATTGGAGGTGGAAGAAAATGAGGAAACACTACTCAAATTGTTCTGGACATTGTCGTGCATTCCGTGCAAAACACGGTCCCAGCTTCCGAAATTTACACCCGAAGAACTTACCCCAGGCTTTACAGGGTCATAAACGGAAGATCCATCCCCATATTCGCCGGCATAGTACACCGATTCGTAGTTGTACATAGAATCCTTTCTAAATACATCACTATCCTTGTGATCCATGTAATAAGGATTGGCCACACTGCCTCCAAAAGTGGAATAGTCCAGTTCCAACCATTCTTCGTTGCCGTAGAAATTGCGGGCTACTACTTTGGTTAGCAGCACATCTTTATAAACCGTCAAATCTGGAAGTTCCATGGCAATGTCTTTATTCCCAGATCCCAAGTCAATAAAGTGCAACCGGGTACGCATCGCTTCATCAAAGTACTGTTGGTTTTCGTTTTGGTATTCGGCAAAATAGTTGAAGCCTCCGAAATCTTCGTACTCGAATCCAATAGCTGGTGTTGAAGGTTTTGACGGATCTTCAATACTTGTACAGTACCATTTCAGATACTCGCTCTTCGGATCAATCTCGGCCTTTAATTTTTCTCGTACCGTAGAATTTTCCGGATCATTGACCAGGGTGGTATTTGTATTTTCAAATACTCTTCTGTGATTGGCTTGTCGGTATGTCTTTATCGCCTTTCTAAAGTGATACTCTACCCCATTATCCAATCTTAAATGCCAACTACTTCCAGCCAACCAAACTTCCACATAACGGTCAAATCCGTTCAAGACGAAAACATGCCGGTTGTCCGTAGCATCGTAGTATTTATAAACCGCTCGGCCACTGACCACGCCCGGCACAGATACATAAGGAGCATACCAATAAACTTGACCATTGGCTGCACTGTGGGTCAGATTGTTCACAAACCCAGAGGAATTACATCCATTAACTCCGTTGTGGTATTGATTCCAATCGTAATAGTTATTGTCTTCGTAAATCTCGCTACTCACCGAAATGGAAGGAATGTTTAAACTCCACCCCTCGCCGTAAGGGATACCACCTAATATCCCAACATCATTTCCTCCGGTATAGGTCGAGGAATAATTCAGACTGAGGGTATAGGATAGTCCATTGGGATTGGAAACTGTTCCTAAATCGTGAGAAGAAGTATAGGTTCCGTTAAACAAGTTTACATCACCTCGATAAGCTCCGGCATCTATTTTGAATGGTTCGGCCTGTCGAGGTAGAGGTGCTCCGTTTTCTCCGGTTCCAATGAGTTGAGCCTGAGCAAAAGGAATTAGGGCCAATGAGGCGAAAAGCAAGACGATTTTGCGGTACATAGCAGTATAGAAATTTGGTTTAACAAGTGGTTATTTGTTGGCCTTTTTGGTTCAGAAAAGGCTGGTTTTAAGCATTTTGCTTATCTAAGGTAGAAAGTCTTTTTCAAAACAGACTCGAATAAACCCGAAGTTGAAAACTTTTTATTTATCTGATTTTCAATGAATTAAAAAATTACTACAATTTTACTTCGAATAAACCCGAAGTTCGCTACAAATTGTAGCAACGAAAATTCCTGAAAATTGATTGCTCAGAAAAAAAATAGATAAGGCCTTTCAACCCATTCGGTGGATGGTAGGGTTCCACCCATTCAAAAGGTTGCATTTGGATCAGGACGACTCCGTTGGTTTGGAGTCTAGGTTGTTGGGAACTCAACCCGAATCTTGTCGGGTTGGCTCATGACGAAACAGGTCGATCTATTCACATTAATCGTTTTGGTATCTTATTAGCCCGAAAAAAATGAAATATCTAAGTAGGCTGCTAAGGTGGTTTATTAGCTCAAATAAAAGAGCTTTAGAATGATCGGAGACTACCCTGTTAGGTAGTTGTCTGTATTTTCTCCCGATCCATACAATTTGGTTCCGAGTGGCCCCATTTCACATCTTGAAAATCACTAGCAAATGGTATTTCTCAACGAAAACCCACTACCCTATTGGGTCGTTGTGATCCATTTTTCATTGTTTTAAGAGGCCGAATCAACAAAACCAAATTCATAAGCCGCCTGAATCGCAGCGCCTCGACTTGTCACTCCCAAATTCTTATAAAGCAACTTAAGGTGATATTTAACGGTATTGACAGAGACATGTTGGATATCGGCCATTTCTGAATAAGTACAATCATCAAGGAGTAGTTTGAGTAATCTTAATTGATGTTCACTTAACTCCACATCCAGTCCTTTACTTTTAGCTGATTTAATCTGATAAAGAAATTTGGACGATTTCTTAGACGTTGGAAACGTCAAAACATGGTGAACTGAAGCTATTAATGATTTTATGGGTTCGCGCTTCTCAACGAAATCATTGAACAGATCAAACTCCTTTAGTCGTTGTCGACTTTTACCAATACTTATGGCCGATATTCCAATTATTCGAATCTCTGAATTAAATGCTCTTGCAATAGCCGCAAATTCATAGGCCGAAGCCTTTTTTAGTCGAACTTCTATTATTAGGACCTCGACGGATGTCCAATCAATTTTTCGAATAGCCTCAAGTGGGTCGGAGAAACAACCAACCACTTCCATTTTTTCCTGCTGAGATAAGTGCAGGGATAGACCGTCCAAAAAAGATTGATGGTGGTCAATACAAACAAGGTGGATCATGGAATAACTGCATTTAATTTAGTCTTGTTTAAGGTTAATCGGCCACCATCAGGGATGGAGGTTTCTAATAATATCTTTAGAGGAGTCAAGGGCTTACCAACATCTGCTGTAATTATCGTTGATTGATCATCACGCTCCAAAGTGAGGTACAGTTCACCCTTTTTTACATAAGACAGCAGGTAATTTATCAAGTAATAGATACTTAAATCATTCTTTCCTGCATAGGTTTCTTCAAGGTTCTTATACTCAATATTTATTCGGGTTCCATTCACTCTTTCATGGGCTTTGGCCAACCACTCAACAGTTAAACGTAATCCAGAATCTCTCATACTTGCCGGCGAAATGACATCCGCAATCATGGCGAGGCTATCCGTTGCATTTTGAAGCACCTCTTGAAAATCTGAATCTTCGGGATACCTGAAACGCAGGGACAGCAATTCATTCATGATCTCATCATAAATCAATCTCGAATTTTTTTGGTCACGCTTATTTGAGTTGGTCAATATTTGCCTCAA is a window encoding:
- a CDS encoding response regulator transcription factor, with the translated sequence MIHLVCIDHHQSFLDGLSLHLSQQEKMEVVGCFSDPLEAIRKIDWTSVEVLIIEVRLKKASAYEFAAIARAFNSEIRIIGISAISIGKSRQRLKEFDLFNDFVEKREPIKSLIASVHHVLTFPTSKKSSKFLYQIKSAKSKGLDVELSEHQLRLLKLLLDDCTYSEMADIQHVSVNTVKYHLKLLYKNLGVTSRGAAIQAAYEFGFVDSAS